From Phenylobacterium montanum, the proteins below share one genomic window:
- the murB gene encoding UDP-N-acetylmuramate dehydrogenase, giving the protein MSWRQDLPTVRGRLLRDEPLAPFTWLRVGGPAEVLFLPADAEDLAAFLRALPAEVPVTVIGVGSNLIVRDGGVEGVVIRLAGRAFAGIETEGLRLTAGAAALDSAVARAAAKAGIAGLEFYAGVPGTIGGAVTMNAGCYGSETKDVLVSAIGVDRMGAERRLALADFGYTYRHNAAPADIIWLLATFEGRPDAPDAIEARMAEITARREASQPIREKTGGSTFKNPPGDSSWRLVDAAGWRGRLVGGAKFSEQHANFLINTGEASAADLEGLGETVRADVKARFGVQLDWEIKRIGRPRKA; this is encoded by the coding sequence GTGAGCTGGCGTCAGGACCTCCCGACCGTCCGCGGCCGCCTGTTGCGGGACGAGCCGCTGGCGCCGTTCACCTGGCTGCGGGTCGGCGGGCCGGCGGAGGTCTTGTTCCTGCCGGCGGACGCCGAGGACCTGGCCGCCTTCCTGCGCGCCCTGCCGGCCGAGGTCCCAGTGACGGTGATCGGCGTCGGCTCGAACCTGATCGTGCGCGACGGCGGGGTGGAGGGGGTGGTGATCCGGCTCGCGGGCCGCGCCTTCGCCGGGATCGAGACGGAGGGCCTGCGCCTGACCGCCGGCGCCGCGGCCCTCGACTCGGCCGTGGCCCGGGCTGCCGCCAAGGCCGGGATCGCGGGACTGGAGTTCTATGCCGGGGTGCCTGGGACGATCGGCGGGGCGGTGACCATGAACGCCGGCTGCTACGGCTCGGAGACCAAGGACGTCTTGGTTTCGGCCATCGGCGTCGATCGCATGGGGGCCGAGCGGCGGCTGGCCCTGGCCGATTTCGGCTATACCTATCGCCACAACGCCGCCCCGGCGGACATCATCTGGCTGCTGGCGACTTTTGAGGGCCGCCCGGACGCCCCGGACGCGATCGAGGCGCGCATGGCCGAGATCACCGCCCGCCGCGAGGCCTCGCAGCCGATCCGCGAAAAGACCGGCGGCTCGACCTTCAAGAACCCGCCCGGAGACAGCTCCTGGCGGCTGGTGGACGCCGCCGGCTGGCGCGGCAGGCTGGTGGGCGGGGCCAAGTTCTCCGAGCAGCACGCCAACTTCCTGATCAACACCGGCGAGGCTTCGGCCGCCGACCTGGAGGGCCTGGGCGAGACGGTCCGCGCCGACGTGAAGGCCCGGTTCGGCGTCCAGCTCGACTGGGAGATCAAGCGCATCGGCCGGCCCCGAAAAGCTTGA
- a CDS encoding universal stress protein, protein MSLPTLLVRLDLGRSNAGLLKVVGDVAERLGAAVVGAVACQPVQMLYGDGFLAAEVIEQDRAEIDQDIAKAEAEFQAVLRGRAQGLEWRSLVTFGPLCEFFTREARCADLVVTGPALPAPLFDTARHVDVGDLVMQCGRPVLVVPAEAAGLPLKQALVGWKDTRETRRALMDAVPVLQKAEQVMVAEVVHEPDGAAARGRLADVARWLARHGIEAETRTVKSRGEDAERLSALAAEINADLIVAGAYGHSRMRELVLGGVTYDLLLRASRCALLSH, encoded by the coding sequence ATGAGCCTACCCACCCTCCTGGTGCGGCTGGACCTTGGACGATCCAACGCCGGACTTCTCAAGGTCGTCGGCGATGTCGCCGAGCGGCTGGGCGCCGCGGTGGTGGGCGCAGTCGCCTGCCAGCCGGTGCAGATGCTCTACGGCGACGGCTTTCTGGCCGCCGAGGTCATCGAGCAGGACCGCGCCGAGATCGACCAGGACATCGCCAAGGCCGAGGCCGAGTTCCAGGCCGTCCTGCGCGGCCGCGCCCAGGGCCTGGAATGGCGGTCCCTGGTCACCTTCGGCCCGCTCTGCGAGTTCTTCACGCGCGAGGCGCGGTGCGCGGACCTGGTGGTGACCGGGCCGGCCCTGCCGGCGCCCCTGTTCGACACGGCGCGGCACGTGGACGTGGGCGACCTCGTCATGCAGTGCGGACGGCCGGTCCTGGTGGTCCCGGCCGAAGCGGCCGGATTGCCGCTGAAGCAGGCCCTGGTCGGGTGGAAGGACACGCGCGAGACGCGCCGCGCCCTGATGGACGCCGTTCCCGTCCTGCAGAAGGCCGAACAGGTGATGGTGGCCGAGGTGGTGCATGAGCCGGACGGAGCCGCCGCCCGCGGACGCCTGGCCGACGTGGCCCGCTGGCTCGCCCGGCACGGGATCGAGGCCGAGACGCGGACGGTCAAGTCGCGCGGCGAGGACGCCGAGCGGCTGAGCGCCCTGGCTGCCGAGATCAACGCCGATCTCATCGTCGCCGGCGCCTATGGCCACAGCCGCATGCGCGAGCTTGTGCTGGGCGGGGTGACCTACGACCTCTTGCTGCGCGCGAGCCGCTGCGCTCTGCTCTCCCACTAA
- a CDS encoding zinc-dependent alcohol dehydrogenase family protein yields the protein MWAMVLKQRGGALEWTERPDRSPGPGEIRVRVAACGVCRTDLHVLDGELPNQVYPIVPGHEVVGRVEALGEGVAGFAIGQRVGVPWLGHTCGACPYCRTGQENLCDHPGFTGYTRDGGYATAVTADARFTFPLGEAGEDIALAPLLCAGLIGWRALSMAGEGDRLGLYGFGAAAHIIAQVAVWEGRRVFAFTRPDDTASQAFARSLGAVWAGGSDEAPPEPLDAAIIFAPAGDLAPVALAAVRKGGRVVCAGIHMSDIPAFPYALLWGERRLVSVANLTRQDGLEFLRLAPRIGIATHTTAYPLQDANRALADLRAGRFDGAAVLVP from the coding sequence ATGTGGGCCATGGTGCTGAAGCAGCGGGGCGGGGCGCTCGAATGGACCGAGCGGCCCGATCGCTCGCCCGGCCCGGGCGAAATCCGGGTCAGGGTTGCGGCCTGCGGGGTCTGCCGCACCGACCTGCATGTGCTGGACGGCGAACTGCCGAACCAGGTCTATCCCATCGTTCCGGGCCACGAGGTCGTCGGCCGTGTCGAAGCCCTGGGCGAGGGGGTGGCCGGGTTTGCGATCGGGCAGCGGGTCGGGGTTCCCTGGCTGGGGCACACCTGCGGCGCCTGCCCCTACTGCCGCACGGGCCAGGAGAACCTGTGCGACCACCCCGGTTTCACCGGCTACACGCGGGACGGGGGTTACGCCACCGCGGTGACCGCCGACGCGCGCTTCACCTTTCCCCTGGGCGAGGCTGGCGAGGACATCGCCCTGGCCCCGCTGCTGTGCGCCGGGCTGATCGGCTGGCGGGCGCTTTCCATGGCCGGCGAGGGCGACCGGCTGGGCCTCTACGGTTTCGGCGCCGCGGCCCACATCATCGCCCAGGTCGCCGTCTGGGAGGGCCGGCGGGTGTTCGCCTTCACCCGGCCCGACGATACGGCCAGCCAGGCCTTCGCCCGCAGCCTCGGCGCCGTCTGGGCCGGCGGGTCGGACGAGGCGCCGCCCGAACCCCTGGACGCCGCCATCATCTTCGCCCCTGCCGGGGACTTGGCGCCTGTGGCGCTGGCCGCCGTGCGCAAGGGCGGGCGGGTGGTCTGCGCCGGCATCCATATGAGCGACATTCCCGCCTTTCCCTACGCCCTGCTGTGGGGCGAGCGGCGCCTGGTCTCGGTGGCCAACCTGACCCGCCAGGACGGGCTCGAGTTTCTTCGGCTCGCGCCGCGCATCGGCATAGCCACCCACACCACCGCCTATCCGCTGCAGGACGCCAACCGCGCCCTCGCAGACCTCCGGGCCGGCCGCTTCGACGGCGCGGCGGTGTTGGTCCCATGA
- a CDS encoding host attachment protein yields the protein MIKALRTQFVIADGARARWVTRSDHADDFVTTMDRKAEPLLHGETGATLEGAEHYTMPPPEHATREHHARFARELAEEINVAARNGGFDRLVVVAPDRTLAEITQHLKGAATEKLAGTLAKDLTKTPDHELMAWLRPLEHG from the coding sequence ATGATCAAGGCCTTGCGGACCCAGTTCGTGATCGCGGACGGCGCCCGGGCGCGCTGGGTGACGCGCTCGGACCACGCCGACGACTTCGTCACCACCATGGACCGCAAGGCCGAGCCGCTGCTGCACGGGGAGACCGGCGCCACGCTGGAGGGCGCCGAGCACTACACCATGCCGCCGCCGGAGCATGCGACCCGGGAACACCACGCCCGCTTCGCCCGCGAACTGGCGGAGGAGATCAACGTGGCGGCGCGCAACGGCGGCTTCGACCGGCTGGTGGTGGTGGCGCCCGACCGGACCCTGGCCGAGATCACCCAGCACCTGAAGGGGGCGGCCACCGAGAAGCTGGCCGGGACCCTGGCCAAGGACCTGACCAAGACCCCCGACCACGAACTGATGGCCTGGCTGCGCCCGTTGGAGCACGGATAA
- a CDS encoding Hsp20/alpha crystallin family protein: protein MNAQVPVKQATAVARPAYNLFGAFQREVDRLFDDFAPTFTTGRGLTDVKCRMDMAETKDGLELTAELPGIDEKDVEVTVADGVLTLRGEKRFESEEKDKNYHFVERGYGGFARSVQLPDGVKAEAIKATLNKGVLKVTIPMAAKAEPKKIAVQAAA from the coding sequence ATGAACGCCCAAGTGCCCGTCAAACAAGCCACGGCCGTTGCGCGGCCGGCTTACAACCTGTTCGGCGCCTTTCAGCGTGAAGTCGATCGCCTGTTCGACGATTTCGCGCCGACCTTCACCACCGGCCGCGGCCTGACCGACGTCAAGTGCCGCATGGACATGGCGGAGACCAAGGACGGCCTGGAACTGACCGCCGAACTGCCTGGCATCGACGAGAAGGATGTCGAGGTCACCGTCGCCGACGGCGTCCTGACCCTGCGCGGCGAGAAGCGGTTCGAATCCGAGGAGAAGGACAAGAACTACCACTTCGTCGAGCGCGGCTACGGCGGGTTCGCCCGTTCGGTCCAGCTGCCCGACGGCGTCAAGGCCGAGGCGATCAAGGCCACCCTGAACAAGGGCGTGCTGAAGGTCACCATCCCCATGGCGGCCAAGGCCGAGCCGAAGAAGATCGCGGTCCAGGCCGCCGCCTGA
- a CDS encoding bifunctional aminoglycoside phosphotransferase/ATP-binding protein, which yields MPPDIPLNPVQAPTVSALESGAATGEPGPLKRIDTHMSHLFLGRDHAYKLKRALRHPFADLSTLEARRRLCEAELEVNRPLAPGLYEAVFPVVGMADGSIRVGGSGPPLDYVVRMKRFEDRALLSELADDGRLDAGQVERTAQRVAAFHRTLPPHPETGRPPDYHRIIEGLGQTEAEAAQAMGLESASEPLLSRLEQELARRGPLIEARRKAGKVVRGHGDLHLRNICLYRGEPTPFDALEFDPALATGDLLYDVAFLFMDLRARGLDALANRAMNAYWDAAGEGEDALALLPLFTAMRAAIRMAVSVEARDLAQAARYRALAHALLQPSEPLLMAVGGLSGTGKTTLARAVAPGLGGPCGARILRTDVIRKHGPSQADPYAPQARTDVYARMAEHARAALDADAAVIADATFQDEAQRDAIEQVAEGARFVGVWLKGSMEVRLSRVAGRHGDASDAGPAVAASQTEPTDLGPAWRVFDADQPTEALAEAVLAVVE from the coding sequence ATGCCGCCGGACATACCTCTGAACCCAGTTCAGGCCCCGACCGTCTCCGCCCTGGAAAGCGGCGCGGCCACCGGCGAACCTGGCCCGCTGAAACGTATCGACACCCACATGTCGCACCTCTTCCTGGGCCGCGACCACGCCTACAAGCTCAAGCGCGCCCTGCGCCACCCGTTCGCCGACCTTTCGACGCTGGAGGCGCGGCGGCGCCTGTGCGAGGCGGAGTTGGAAGTCAACCGGCCCCTCGCGCCGGGCCTCTACGAGGCGGTGTTCCCGGTCGTAGGCATGGCCGATGGAAGCATCCGCGTCGGCGGCTCTGGTCCGCCGCTGGACTATGTGGTCCGCATGAAGCGCTTCGAAGACCGCGCCCTGCTCAGCGAACTGGCCGACGACGGCCGGCTGGACGCGGGCCAGGTGGAGAGGACGGCGCAGCGCGTCGCGGCGTTCCATCGGACCCTGCCGCCCCACCCCGAAACCGGACGCCCGCCGGACTACCACCGCATCATCGAGGGCCTGGGCCAGACCGAGGCCGAGGCTGCTCAGGCCATGGGGCTTGAGTCCGCCTCCGAGCCGCTGCTGTCGCGGCTCGAGCAAGAGCTGGCGCGGCGCGGCCCCCTAATCGAGGCCCGCCGCAAGGCCGGCAAGGTCGTGCGCGGCCATGGCGACCTGCACCTGCGCAATATCTGCCTCTACCGGGGCGAGCCGACCCCGTTCGACGCGCTCGAATTCGATCCGGCCCTGGCCACCGGAGACCTGCTCTACGACGTCGCCTTCCTGTTCATGGACCTGAGGGCCCGCGGCCTCGACGCCCTGGCGAACCGGGCGATGAACGCCTATTGGGACGCCGCCGGCGAAGGCGAAGACGCCCTCGCCCTGCTGCCGCTGTTCACGGCCATGCGAGCAGCGATCAGGATGGCGGTCTCGGTGGAGGCCCGCGACCTGGCGCAGGCTGCGCGGTACAGGGCCTTGGCCCATGCCCTGCTGCAGCCGTCCGAGCCGTTGCTGATGGCGGTCGGCGGGCTATCGGGGACCGGCAAGACCACCCTGGCCCGCGCGGTCGCACCCGGCCTGGGCGGCCCCTGTGGCGCGCGAATCCTGAGAACCGACGTCATCCGCAAGCATGGCCCGTCCCAGGCGGACCCTTATGCGCCCCAGGCGCGCACGGATGTCTATGCGCGGATGGCCGAGCACGCCCGCGCCGCTCTGGATGCAGACGCAGCTGTCATCGCCGACGCGACCTTTCAGGACGAGGCGCAGCGAGACGCCATCGAACAGGTGGCGGAGGGCGCGCGTTTCGTCGGTGTGTGGCTGAAAGGCTCGATGGAGGTGCGGCTGAGCCGCGTGGCCGGTCGCCACGGCGACGCCTCGGACGCAGGGCCGGCAGTCGCCGCCTCGCAGACCGAACCCACAGACCTAGGTCCAGCCTGGCGCGTGTTCGACGCCGACCAGCCGACCGAGGCGCTCGCCGAAGCGGTGCTGGCGGTGGTCGAATAG
- a CDS encoding ornithine cyclodeaminase family protein, which produces MSHRTVQIRVLNGSDIRALLPMAECIDLMGTTMAAVSQGRAVIPLRSVIRLPGGKGMFGVMPGALAEPDGFGVKLLSLFPGNVADGYSSHLGLVMLFEPEHGLPVAMMDAAAITAIRTAAASGLATGLLARPDAGDLAILGAGEQAHTHLEAMSLVRPLRRVRVWARRPEQATAFAEAEGRRLGLAIETAARVAEAARGADLICTLTGAKDPILTGEMIAPGAHLNVVGSSVPSAAEIDTNALLRARLFVDRRESTLNEGGEFRRAVQAGALDESHILGEIGEVATGAVQGRLSETDITLYKSLGIAAQDLASAHLVLERAREQGLGQVIEI; this is translated from the coding sequence ATGAGCCACCGAACGGTCCAGATCCGCGTGCTGAACGGCTCGGACATCCGCGCCCTCCTGCCCATGGCCGAATGCATCGACCTGATGGGGACCACCATGGCCGCGGTCAGCCAGGGCCGCGCGGTGATCCCCCTGCGCTCGGTGATCCGCCTGCCCGGGGGCAAGGGCATGTTCGGGGTGATGCCGGGCGCCCTGGCCGAGCCGGACGGCTTCGGCGTCAAGCTGCTCAGCCTGTTCCCCGGCAATGTAGCGGACGGCTATTCCTCGCACCTGGGCCTCGTCATGCTGTTCGAGCCCGAGCACGGCCTGCCCGTCGCGATGATGGACGCCGCCGCGATCACCGCCATCCGCACCGCCGCCGCCAGCGGCCTCGCCACCGGCCTGCTGGCCCGCCCCGACGCCGGCGACCTCGCCATACTGGGCGCCGGCGAGCAGGCGCACACCCATCTCGAGGCCATGAGCCTGGTGCGCCCCCTGCGCCGGGTGCGGGTCTGGGCCCGCCGCCCCGAACAGGCCACAGCCTTCGCCGAGGCCGAAGGCCGGCGCCTGGGCCTTGCCATCGAAACCGCGGCCCGCGTGGCCGAGGCGGCCCGGGGCGCCGACCTGATCTGCACCCTGACCGGCGCCAAAGACCCGATCCTGACCGGCGAGATGATCGCCCCCGGCGCCCACCTGAACGTGGTCGGCTCCAGCGTGCCCAGCGCCGCCGAGATCGACACCAATGCCCTGCTCCGCGCCCGCCTGTTCGTCGACCGGCGGGAATCGACCCTGAACGAGGGCGGAGAATTTCGCCGCGCCGTCCAGGCCGGCGCCCTCGACGAAAGCCACATCCTGGGCGAGATCGGTGAGGTCGCCACCGGCGCCGTCCAGGGCCGGCTGAGCGAAACCGACATCACCCTCTACAAGTCCCTCGGCATCGCCGCCCAGGACCTGGCCAGCGCGCACCTGGTGCTGGAACGGGCGCGCGAACAGGGGCTGGGACAGGTGATCGAAATTTGA
- a CDS encoding DUF6600 domain-containing protein produces the protein MKIRSLVLGLMTTCAASALAAAALADPPARVGRISYVDGAVSLQPPQEDFWTEASRNYPVAQGEAFWTGDSGRAELQIGAMEAWLDSQTQLDVVSLDYGQTRLSLAQGSLELRVWRVPRGGISISTPAGDVRIDYAGLYRIDVGAPQPDGSYPEVAVTTFEGESGAPGPDGLMAVNAGEAMVIDPGYAPQPVELQYAALDDWAHDRETRENWSWRDDVSPALTGSEELGRYGDYQYTPDYGQVWFPREVPADWAPYRYGHWAYVQPWGWTWIDDQPWGFAPFHYGRWAQVGGRWGWVAGSVAAEPVYAPAMVAFVGGHGWSVGIGIGGGGGGEAMGWVPLAPGEVYRPSYQVSDTYIRQVNVTNVSRTTINNITVNNTTVNNVTVNNYRNAPAAVVVRQDAFARGAPVQKAVVPVSAQMLASAPVAAAASRPLPAPTPEARAAAFVRPGVGAAAAAGGPAAIPQVVHAAPPPARLQAVRAAVVAQPSSGGAHPPPIAGAAIAAPHPAGAPRPAMVAPAQLANPAAQARRGPPPPSTVTPPPGYTARPAAAGPAAAPPAQAATPNVPPRRMPQIPPSALPPTSGPAARPAPMPSVPAPVRPAPQPQAPAPALAQPRPPAASPSPTYGPARPPAAQPISPSAAPRTPAPSPGYGPPPLRPAPPTASPSPTYGPARPPAAQPAPPSAAPRTPAPSPGYGPPPPRPAPPPPAALQARPVAPPPSAAQARPAVPPPAQAKPAERPKPPQNEEDKKRPEPPQR, from the coding sequence ATGAAGATCCGTTCCCTGGTCCTTGGGCTGATGACCACCTGCGCCGCCAGCGCCCTGGCCGCCGCCGCCCTGGCCGATCCTCCGGCGCGCGTGGGCCGGATCTCCTACGTCGACGGCGCGGTCTCGCTGCAGCCGCCGCAGGAGGATTTCTGGACCGAGGCCAGCCGCAACTATCCGGTGGCCCAGGGCGAGGCCTTCTGGACCGGCGACAGCGGCCGGGCCGAGCTGCAGATCGGGGCGATGGAGGCCTGGCTGGACAGCCAGACCCAGCTGGACGTGGTGAGCCTGGACTATGGCCAGACGCGCCTGTCCCTGGCCCAGGGCTCGCTGGAGCTGAGGGTCTGGCGGGTTCCGCGCGGCGGGATCAGCATTTCGACCCCGGCCGGCGACGTGCGCATCGACTATGCCGGCCTCTACCGCATCGACGTCGGCGCGCCGCAGCCCGACGGTTCCTATCCTGAGGTCGCGGTGACCACGTTCGAGGGCGAGTCGGGCGCGCCGGGCCCGGACGGCCTGATGGCGGTGAACGCCGGCGAGGCCATGGTGATCGACCCGGGCTATGCGCCGCAGCCGGTCGAGCTGCAGTACGCCGCCCTGGACGACTGGGCGCACGACCGCGAGACCCGCGAGAACTGGAGCTGGCGCGACGACGTCTCGCCGGCCCTGACCGGCTCGGAAGAACTGGGCCGCTACGGCGACTATCAGTACACACCCGACTATGGCCAGGTCTGGTTCCCGCGCGAGGTGCCGGCCGACTGGGCGCCCTATCGCTATGGCCACTGGGCCTATGTGCAGCCGTGGGGCTGGACCTGGATCGACGACCAGCCCTGGGGTTTCGCGCCGTTCCACTACGGCCGCTGGGCCCAGGTCGGCGGGCGCTGGGGCTGGGTGGCGGGTTCGGTCGCGGCCGAGCCGGTCTATGCCCCGGCCATGGTGGCCTTTGTCGGCGGCCACGGCTGGAGCGTCGGGATCGGCATCGGCGGCGGGGGCGGCGGCGAGGCCATGGGCTGGGTGCCGCTGGCGCCGGGCGAGGTCTATCGCCCCAGCTATCAGGTCAGCGACACCTATATCCGCCAGGTCAACGTGACCAATGTCAGCCGGACCACGATCAACAACATCACCGTCAACAACACGACGGTGAACAACGTGACCGTCAACAACTACCGCAACGCTCCGGCGGCGGTGGTGGTGCGCCAGGACGCCTTCGCCCGCGGGGCGCCGGTGCAGAAGGCGGTGGTGCCGGTTTCGGCACAGATGCTGGCCAGCGCGCCGGTGGCCGCGGCCGCCAGCCGGCCCTTGCCGGCGCCGACCCCTGAGGCCCGCGCCGCCGCTTTCGTCCGGCCGGGCGTCGGAGCGGCTGCAGCTGCGGGCGGGCCTGCCGCCATACCGCAGGTGGTCCACGCCGCCCCGCCGCCTGCGCGGCTGCAGGCGGTCCGGGCCGCGGTGGTGGCCCAACCGTCCAGCGGCGGGGCGCATCCGCCGCCGATCGCCGGGGCCGCGATCGCCGCCCCGCATCCGGCTGGAGCGCCGCGCCCGGCGATGGTGGCGCCGGCCCAGCTGGCCAATCCCGCCGCCCAGGCTCGCCGTGGCCCGCCGCCGCCGAGCACTGTGACGCCGCCGCCCGGCTATACCGCCAGGCCGGCTGCGGCTGGGCCTGCCGCGGCTCCGCCTGCCCAGGCCGCAACGCCGAACGTTCCGCCCCGGCGCATGCCGCAGATCCCGCCCTCGGCCCTGCCGCCGACCTCGGGGCCGGCCGCCAGGCCAGCGCCTATGCCATCCGTCCCTGCGCCTGTCAGGCCGGCGCCCCAGCCGCAGGCTCCGGCGCCGGCTCTCGCCCAGCCCAGGCCGCCGGCAGCCTCGCCGTCGCCGACCTACGGGCCGGCAAGGCCTCCGGCCGCCCAGCCCATCTCGCCTTCCGCTGCGCCGCGGACTCCGGCGCCTTCACCGGGCTACGGACCGCCGCCGCTTCGGCCCGCGCCGCCGACAGCCTCGCCGTCGCCGACCTATGGGCCGGCAAGGCCTCCGGCCGCCCAGCCGGCCCCGCCTTCCGCTGCGCCGCGGACCCCGGCGCCTTCACCGGGCTACGGACCGCCGCCGCCTCGGCCCGCGCCGCCGCCTCCCGCCGCGCTGCAAGCCAGGCCGGTCGCGCCGCCGCCCTCCGCGGCCCAAGCCAGGCCAGCTGTCCCGCCGCCCGCCCAGGCCAAGCCTGCGGAACGGCCCAAGCCGCCGCAGAATGAGGAAGACAAGAAGCGGCCAGAGCCGCCGCAGCGCTGA
- a CDS encoding MFS transporter: MKRAWWVVGYLMVMWFVISFVTNIIGPLMPEIIKDFGLSLALAGFLPFAFFVAYGVASIPAGMLVERIGAKRTMALALALNLCGAAAFAAFPSYLMVTAGLFVIGVGMAMLQVVINPMMRTAGGEEHFAFFSVMGQLVFGLASFVSPLAFSALMTRAAKAPGEALFSLAPRAMPWVSFYWLFAALFLAALVLTLLMRIPEVELKEDERAGGWATHRELLSQPMVWLFFLGIAAYVATEQSLANWMSQFLATYHHVSPLGEGAAVVGRFWGLMAVGCAVGLVLLKLFDSRKVLCGATLLAMGALLVTLYGERETAILGFAMMGFFLSVMFSIVFSLALNSVPRHHGAFSGILCSGILGGALGPLAVGALGDQVGLRSAMLLILGTLAYLFFIGVWARPLIANATLGKAEQRPVPAEEMA, from the coding sequence ATGAAGCGCGCCTGGTGGGTGGTCGGATATCTGATGGTGATGTGGTTCGTCATCTCCTTCGTCACCAACATCATCGGGCCGCTCATGCCCGAGATCATCAAGGACTTCGGCCTCAGCCTGGCCCTGGCCGGGTTTCTGCCCTTCGCCTTCTTCGTCGCCTATGGCGTGGCCTCGATCCCCGCCGGCATGCTGGTCGAGCGGATCGGCGCCAAGCGAACCATGGCCCTGGCCCTGGCGCTCAACCTCTGCGGCGCCGCAGCCTTCGCCGCCTTCCCCAGCTACCTGATGGTGACAGCAGGCCTGTTCGTCATCGGCGTCGGCATGGCCATGCTGCAGGTGGTGATCAACCCGATGATGCGCACCGCCGGCGGCGAGGAGCATTTCGCCTTCTTCTCGGTGATGGGGCAGTTGGTGTTCGGCCTCGCCTCCTTCGTCAGTCCCCTGGCGTTCTCGGCCCTGATGACGCGGGCGGCCAAGGCGCCGGGCGAGGCCCTGTTTTCGCTGGCGCCGCGCGCCATGCCCTGGGTCAGCTTCTACTGGCTGTTCGCGGCCCTGTTCCTGGCCGCCCTGGTCCTGACCCTGCTGATGCGCATCCCCGAGGTGGAGCTGAAGGAGGACGAGCGCGCCGGCGGCTGGGCGACCCACCGTGAACTCCTTAGCCAACCCATGGTCTGGCTGTTCTTCCTCGGCATCGCCGCCTATGTGGCCACCGAACAGAGCCTGGCCAACTGGATGAGCCAGTTCCTGGCCACCTATCACCACGTCTCCCCGCTGGGCGAAGGCGCGGCGGTGGTGGGCCGGTTCTGGGGGCTGATGGCGGTAGGCTGCGCCGTGGGCCTGGTCCTCCTGAAGCTGTTCGACAGCCGCAAGGTGCTCTGCGGCGCGACGCTCCTCGCCATGGGCGCCCTCCTTGTCACCCTCTACGGCGAGCGCGAGACCGCGATCCTGGGCTTCGCCATGATGGGCTTCTTCCTGTCGGTGATGTTCTCGATCGTCTTCTCGCTCGCCCTGAACTCGGTTCCGCGCCACCACGGGGCGTTCTCGGGCATCCTCTGCTCGGGCATCCTGGGTGGAGCGTTGGGCCCCCTGGCGGTCGGCGCCCTGGGCGACCAGGTGGGCCTGAGGAGCGCGATGCTGCTGATCCTGGGAACCCTCGCCTATCTGTTCTTCATCGGCGTCTGGGCCCGGCCGCTGATCGCCAACGCCACCCTCGGCAAGGCCGAGCAACGCCCGGTCCCGGCCGAGGAGATGGCCTGA
- a CDS encoding carbohydrate kinase family protein: MDDKAGMLTIVGDVGLDLVLGPLASWPAPGAEVLVDRSEMRAGFSACNAALAARHLGQPCRLVADLGDDYFAHWLADRLHGVETDLKHLSRATTLTVAFAHPDGERSFITTRGHLESVTWDSLAPRIPKAPEGAFALLTGIYLMPQVRARFAEALASLRARGYRTAFDTGCPTEGWTAAVRAEARAWLAHCDILLLNEAEITGLSGDADLEPALRQLSALMPEGAIAVAKAGWRGAVAVSGDQLYEHGAPNVSVFDTVGAGDSFNAGFLAARLAGLGVEAALGVGSATASTIIARFPREQIAPGELSHLLAAPTGGATRTSA, translated from the coding sequence ATGGACGACAAGGCCGGCATGCTGACCATCGTCGGCGACGTGGGGCTCGACCTGGTCCTGGGGCCACTGGCCAGTTGGCCCGCGCCGGGAGCCGAGGTGCTGGTCGACCGCAGCGAGATGCGCGCCGGCTTCAGCGCCTGCAACGCCGCCCTGGCCGCCCGCCACCTGGGCCAGCCCTGTCGCCTGGTGGCCGACCTGGGCGACGACTATTTCGCGCACTGGCTGGCCGACCGCCTGCACGGGGTCGAGACCGACCTGAAACACCTGTCCCGGGCCACCACCCTGACCGTGGCCTTCGCCCATCCTGACGGCGAGCGCAGCTTCATCACCACCCGCGGCCACCTGGAGTCAGTGACCTGGGATTCGCTCGCCCCGCGCATCCCCAAGGCGCCCGAGGGGGCGTTCGCCCTCCTGACCGGGATATATCTGATGCCTCAGGTGCGGGCGCGCTTCGCCGAGGCCCTGGCCTCGCTGCGCGCCCGCGGCTACCGCACCGCGTTCGACACCGGCTGCCCGACCGAGGGCTGGACCGCGGCGGTGCGCGCCGAGGCCCGCGCCTGGCTGGCCCACTGCGACATCCTGCTGTTGAACGAGGCCGAGATCACCGGGCTTTCCGGCGATGCCGACCTGGAGCCAGCCCTGCGCCAGCTCTCGGCCTTGATGCCGGAAGGCGCGATTGCAGTGGCCAAGGCCGGCTGGCGCGGCGCGGTCGCGGTCAGCGGCGACCAGCTCTACGAGCATGGCGCACCCAATGTCAGCGTGTTCGACACCGTGGGCGCCGGCGACAGCTTCAACGCCGGCTTCCTGGCCGCCCGCCTGGCGGGCCTCGGCGTCGAGGCGGCCCTAGGCGTCGGCAGCGCCACAGCCTCGACCATCATCGCCCGCTTCCCGCGCGAGCAGATCGCGCCGGGCGAACTCAGCCACCTGCTCGCCGCCCCGACCGGCGGGGCCACGAGGACCTCGGCATGA